Proteins encoded within one genomic window of Misgurnus anguillicaudatus chromosome 18, ASM2758022v2, whole genome shotgun sequence:
- the LOC141350456 gene encoding zona pellucida sperm-binding protein 3-like codes for MGFVALKSVGFLLLLVVGLSVEQWSGQQGQDPLRFKQQRPVLTPQQSLQNLQSAGSFQPQKLAFAPGMLDPASTQSKQLMQAPVAPLTWQFPHMPEEPQQPAVPFQLRIPSPPDSVAAQCAENFVHVEVKKDFYGNGHLADPSSFSLGGCAAVGEDPNSHVLIFQYELHTCGSSLMMTADELVYTFTLLYAPGALVGTPIVRADAAAVAIHCHYPRLHNVSSDVLMPAAVPFAATIVSEEVLVFSLKLMTDDWMFERPVNQYFLGQFMNFEASVKQYNHVPLRVFIDGCVATAVPDVNSVPRYSFIENHGCLVDAKLTGSPSHFMHRVLNDKLQFQLEAFKFQQAVNGSVYITCALKAVLASTPTNPESKACSFANGWTSADESDDVCMCCDSICGSTRKGRAVSDSGLVSEGKATIGPIVISD; via the exons ATGGGGTTTGTGGCTTTGAAAAGTGTTGGGTTTTTGCTGCTCCTAGTAGTTGGATTGTCTGTAGAACAGTGGTCAGGACAGCAAGGCCAGGATCCATTAAGATTCAAACAACAGCGACCAGTTTTGACACCTCAGCAATCTCTTCAAAACCTACAATCAGCTGGTTCTTTTCAGCCTCAAAAACTTGCATTTGCACCTGGAATGCTAGATCCTGCCAGTACTCAGTCCAAGCAGCTAATGCAGGCTCCTGTAGCACCTTTGACCTGGCAGTTTCCCCACATGCCAGAAGAGCCCCAACAGCCAGCAGTACCTTTTCAGCTACGGATACCCAGCCCTCCTGATAGTGTAGCAGCACAATGTGCAGAGAACTTTGTGCATGTGGAGGTTAAAAAGGACTTCTATGGAAATGGCCACTTGGCAGATCCCTCATCCTTTAGTTTAGGAGGCTGTGCAGCTGTAGGGGAAGATCCTAATTCTCATGTTCTTATCTTTCAATACGAGCTCCACACATGTGGGAGTTCTTTGATG atgactgctGATGAGTTGGTATACACATTCACTCTACTCTACGCTCCTGGGGCTTTAGTTGGAACTCCCATTGTGAGAGCTGATGCAGCTGCCGTTGCAATTCACTGTCACTATCCAAG GTTGCATAATGTAAGCAGTGATGTGTTGATGCCTGCTGCAGTTCCTTTTGCTGCTACCATAGTTTCAGAGGAAGTGCTGGTGTTCTCCCTTAAGCTCATGACTG ATGATTGGATGTTTGAGAGGCCAGTCAACCAGTATTTTCTTGGCCAGTTCATGAACTTTGAAGCTTCTGTGAAGCAGTACAACCATGTTCCCCTGCGTGTTTTCATTGATGGCTGTGTGGCTACTGCAGTTCCTGATGTGAACTCTGTTCCAAGATATTCCTTTATTGAGAACCATGG GTGCCTGGTTGATGCCAAGCTTACAGGCTCTCCTTCACATTTCATGCACCGAGTTCTGAATGACAAGCTGCAGTTTCAGTTGGAGGCTTTCAAGTTCCAGCAAGCTGTTAACGGCTCG GTCTACATTACATGTGCTTTGAAGGCTGTCCTGGCATCAACTCCTACAAATCCGGAGAGCAAAGCTTGTTCCTTTGCCAATGG ATGGACTTCTGCAGATGAAAGTGACGACGTGTGCATGTGCTGTGACTCCATATGTGGCTCGACTAGGAAAGGAAGAGCAGTATCTGATTCTG GACTGGTTTCAGAAGGAAAGGCAACTATTGGCCCCATTGTGATCTCAGACTGA